From one Pirellulales bacterium genomic stretch:
- a CDS encoding thioesterase family protein, with translation MKSTLVPGLKAELQHHVVTQELLSTVYPGGPPVFATPFMLGLMEHAAARAVHPHLDSGEASVGYGFNFHHLAPTPVGATVVATAEVTAVDKNMVTFAIEARDEVDLISRGTHVRAVIDMERFLKRVKRKSPG, from the coding sequence ATGAAATCAACTCTCGTTCCCGGACTGAAAGCAGAGCTACAGCATCATGTGGTAACCCAGGAGCTGCTGAGCACCGTTTATCCTGGTGGTCCGCCTGTGTTTGCCACGCCATTTATGTTGGGGCTGATGGAGCATGCGGCGGCCCGCGCAGTGCATCCGCATTTAGATTCGGGTGAAGCCTCAGTCGGCTACGGTTTCAATTTTCATCATTTAGCGCCTACGCCTGTGGGCGCAACAGTAGTGGCCACCGCCGAAGTGACGGCGGTAGACAAGAACATGGTCACCTTTGCCATTGAAGCCCGTGACGAGGTCGATCTGATCAGCCGCGGCACCCATGTTCGCGCAGTCATCGACATGGAGCGCTTTCTTAAGCGCGTGAAACGGAAATCGCCGGGGTGA